The Aminipila terrae nucleotide sequence CCAATTGTGAAGTTCGCCAGAATCATCGTTTTAGAAGGAGATATAACGGACAAGCAACTGGAATCTGTTAAACATTATTGCATAAACCCTGTTGATTCACAGGAAGCTTCTATGGAAAAACCTGAAACCCTTGATATGGAAAGCCTTATTCCTGAAGATGTAGCTGTAATAGATGGGTTTGTTGAAATGACGGAAGAAAAACTTGAAGCCTTCAGAAAAGATAAGGGTTTTGCCATGAGCGCAAAGGACATCCTTTTTATTCAGAAATACTTTGAAGAAGACGAAAAACGAAATCCCACCATTACAGAATTAAAAGTTATTGATACCTACTGGTCTGATCATTGCAGACACACTACTTTTATGACGAAACTGACCGATATTCAGTTTGAAGCTGGTAAATATACAAGACTGATTGAAAAAACTTTTGATGAATATCTTGCCATGAGAGATGAAGTTTATGGGGAAAGAGCCCGCAAATCTTCAGAAGAAGGCGGAAAAGATATCTGTCTCATGGATATTGCCTGCATAGGTGCAAAGTACCTGAAGAAAGAGGGGCTGGTCAATGACCTTGACGAATCAGAAGAAATTAATGCCTGCAGTATAAAGGTAAAGGCAGAAATAGACGGGAAAGAAGAAGACTGGCTTGTGATGTTTAAAAATGAAACACATAACCATCCAACAGAAATAGAACCTTTTGGTGGAGCAGCTACCTGTCTGGGTGGAGCAATCCGGGACCCGCTTTCAGGAAGGGTATACGTTTATCAGGCCATGAGAGTTACCGGTTCTGCAGATCCAAGAAAGCCAATAGAACAAACATTACCTGGTAAACTCCCTCAAAGAAAAATTACACAGGGTGCTGCTGCAGGGTACAGTTCTTATGGGAATCAAATAGGACTGGCTACAGGACAGGTCTCAGAGATTTATGATGAAGGATACGTGGCAAAACGTATGGAAGTAGGTGCGGTAATAGGAGCGGCTCCTGCATCCCACGTAAGAAGAGAAACACCTTTGGAAAGTGATGTGATTATACTTGTAGGGGGAAGAACCGGAAGAGACGGATGTGGAGGTGCCACAGGCTCTTCTAAAGAGCACACAGAGGAATCTATTTTAAACTGTGGAGCAGAAGTTCAGAAAGGGAACCCACCAGTTGAACGAAATATTCAAAGAATGTTCCGAAGGAAAGAAGTTGCTACATTAATTAAACGATGCAATGATTTCGGGGCAGGTGGTGTTTCAGTAGCTATCGGGGAGCTGGCTGACAGTCTGGATGTAAATCTGGATCTGGTGTTAAAAAAATACGAAGGCCTTGATGGAACGGAACTGGCTATCTCTGAATCACAGGAAAGAATGGCAGTGGTGGTTTCAAAAGAAGATGCAGACAGATTTATTACTTATGCCCAAGAGGAAAACCTTGAAGCAGTAGCTGTGGCAAAAGTTACAGATACAGGGCGCTTCAGAATGTTCTGGCGGGAAAAGTGCATTTTAGATTTAAGCAGAGCTTTTTTAAATACAAACGGTGCAACTCAGGAAGCAAACGTCTTTGTAAAAGAAAATAAAGATATTTTAGAAATAGACAAAGAAAACATTAATGACCTTGACCAGTACCTGGGTGACTTAAACTGTTGCAGCCAGAAGGGGCTGATTGAACGTTTTGACAGTACAATCGGAGCGTCAACGGTGTTGATGCCTTTAGGAGGAAAATACCAGCTTTCTCCTGCAGCGGGCATGGCCTGTAAACTGCCAGTTACTAAAGGAGAGACCACAACCTCCACACTCATGTCGTATGGGTTCGACCCGGAGATTGCTAAACGGTCCCCATACCACGGGGCCTTATATGCAGTAATTGATTCCGTGACAAAGATTGTTGCCATGGGGGAGATTATAAAAAAGTCAGACTCACTTTCCAGGAGTATTTTGAAAGAATGACTGAAAATCCTGAAAGCTGGAGTAAACCATTTATGGCATTGCTGGGAGCACTGAAAGTTCAGAAGGAACTGGGTATCCCTGCTATTGGAGGTAAGGATAGTATGTCTGGGACATTTATGGATATTAATGTTCCCCCTACTCTGGTATCCTTTGCAGTAGCAGTTGCAGATGCATCGGAGGTTATATCCACAGAATTTAAAGGAACAGACAGTAAACTGGTGTACCTTACAACAGATCGGAATGAAGATAAAATCATAGATTTTCAAATGTATAGAAAAAATATGTCCAGGGTTCGCGAGTTAGCGGCCGCAGGTGAGATTCTTGCCGCAAATACTGTGGGGAAAGGTGGTATTTTCATTTCCACAGTAAAGATGGCAGTGGGAAATAAAATTGGTGCGGTTCTTGAACATATCAGTAAAAAAGAACTTCAGGAACGGGACTATGGAGCACTAATTCTGGAAATAGACAAAGCTGCTGATGTAGATGAAATGTTCAAAGGGCTTAGATATAAGGTTATTGGACATACTGACAGAAGAGAGAGCTTGGTTATCACCATTACAGAGGAAGAGAAGAATTGCCCTTCCCAAACTATGGAAATGAATCTGGATGATATTATCAGTAAATGGAGTAAACCTCTGGAAAATGTTTTTCCAGTAAGAACTTCTGATTTTAAGGATAGGTTGGATGAGACAGAAGTTCCGGCCATTTCATATATAACCAGAACAAGGACAGCACCGGGTGTTAAGATTGCAAAGCCGAGAGTACTGATTCCTGCTTTTCCAGGAACAAACTGTGAAATGGACTCCAAAAGGGCTTTTGAGAGAGCAGGAGCCCAGGCGGATATTCATATCATGAGAAATATGTCCCAGGCACAGCTAATTGATTCTATTAAAGAACTGGAAGAGAAAATAAAAGAAAGTCAGATTATTTTTATCCCTGGAGGCTTTTCAGGGGGAGATGAACCAGACGGCTCAGCCAAGTTTATTACTGCAGTATTTAGAAATCCTAGTGTAAGAGAGGCAGTTACTAATCTGATGGATAACAGAGATGGTCTGATGCTGGGTATTTGCAACGGATTCCAGGCGCTGATAAAATTAGGACTTGTCCCTTATGGAAGGATTACGGAAATGGACGAGCATGCACCTACCCTTACCTATAACAAAATAGGCCGTCATGTATCCGGTCTGGTGAATACAAGGATTGCTTCTAACAAATCCCCTTGGCTTGCAGGGGTGGAAAACGGAGATATTCATACCATTGCAGTTTCTCACGGAGAAGGCAGATTTATAGCAGATAAAGACTTAATTGAAAAACTCATTGAAAGCGGACAGATTGCCACTCAGTACGTTGATTTTGCTGGGAAACCATCAATGGATATCCGATACAATCCAAACTATTCAGCTTATGCCATTGAGGGGATTACTTCTCCGGATGGCAGGATATTTGGAAAGATGGGACATTCAGAAAGAATGGGACAATATGTATATAAAAATGTTGAAGGTAACAAGGATCAGAAAATCTTTGAATCCGGAGTTAAATATTTTAAATAGGAGGGCTTAACAAATGAAGGTTGCAATAGTAATGGGCAGTAAATCAGACTACCCGGTAGTTCAGAAAGCAGAAGATTTGTTAAAAGAGTTTGGGGTGGAGTGTGAAACCAGAATTATTTCTGCTCACAGAACCCCAAGAGTGGCAGAAGAATTTGCCAGCACCGCAGAGGAAAAAGGAATTGAAGTGATTATAGCAGCAGCTGGAAAAGCAGCACATCTGGCAGGAGTACTGGCGGCTACCACACCACTTCCGGTGATAGGAATTCCTATGAAATCAAGTACTATGGACGGCTTGGATTCCCTGTTATCCGTTGTGCAGATGCCTAAAGGAGTGCCCGTTGCAACCGTAGCTATTGACGGTGCAGAAAATTCAGCACTTCTGGCAATCCAGATGCTAAGTATTAAATATCCTGAGTTGAGACAAAAAATAAAAGATTATAAAGTAAAAATGGAAAAAGATATCATAGCATTAGATGCAGAATTTAACAAATAAACAGATTAATTTCAAAAATAAATACAAATAAGAAGAATTTATTTAGGAGGAAGAAGTAATGAAAAAGTTAGAAATGCTATATGAAGGAAAAGCAAAGAGAGTATACAAAACTGATGATGCTAAAATGTTTATTGTAGATTACAAAGACGATGCAACTGCCTTTAACGGACTTAAAAAGGGCCAGATTGCAGGCAAAGGTGTTGTAAACAATACAATGGCTAATATTATTTTTAAAATGCTTGAGGAAAAAGGCATACCTACCCATCTGGTAGAACAGTTGAGCGAGAGAGAAACTTTAGTAAAGGCAGTGAAAATTCTTCCTCTGGAAGTAATCATCCGAAACGTATCAGCAGGTTCATTTTCAAAAAGATACGGAGTAGAAGAAGGTATTGTTTTCAAACAGCCCGTTTTGGAATTTTCATATAAGAATGATGACCTGGGAGACCCGCTTATTAATGATGACCACATTCTTGCACTGGAACTAGCAACGGAAGAGCAGCTTTCCGATGTAAAAAAATATGCCTATGCAGTAAATGAAGCGTTAAAGGAGTTTTTCCTTGAAAGAGAGTTAAAGCTTATTGATTTTAAGATTGAATTTGGTTTATACGATGGTAAAGTAATTCTTGCTGATGAAATTTCTCCGGATACATGCAGACTGTGGGATGTAAACACAAATGAGAAAATGGATAAGGACAGGTTTAGAAGAGATCTTGGAAATGTGGAAGAAACCTATCAGGAGGTATTCAACAGGGTACAGAAATAGAATGGAAGCCTCTGCTGAAAAGCTTTTGAATTATTTGTAGATTAGAAAATTGGAGAGAATTAATGATTGATATTAACCAAGAATTAAGGACTTTTGAAGATGAAAAATTTCACGATGAATGTGGAGTGGTTGGTGTTTACGAGCCAGGAAACAAGCAAAATGCCCGTTCTGTATATTTTGGACTGCATTCCCTGCAGCACAGAGGTCAGGAAAGTGCTGGAATAGCGGCAAATCTTGGAGGAAAAATACAGTATTATAAAGAAATGGGACTGGTACAGGAAATCTTTAATGACGAGATTATTGAAAGACTACAGGGAGATATTGCTATCGGTCATGTAAGATACAGTACTGCTGGCGAAAGCCATGCTTCTAATGCCATGCCCCTAGTTGTTTATCATAAAGGAGGGGCTCTGGCTCTGGCACATAACGGAAATCTGGTAAATGCCCGGATACTACGAGAAGAGATGCAGGACAATGGGGTGATCTTCCAGACTTCTATTGATTCAGAAGTAATAGCGGCACTGATTGCAAGACATCTGAAGAACAGCACCATTGAAGAGGCCATTACCCAGACTCTGCAGGTTGTAAAAGGAGCTTATGCATTGGTAATAACCTCTGCCAACAAGCTAATTGGTGTAAGGGATCCCAATGGTATCCGGCCCCTTTGTATTGGAAAAACGGACAAGGGTTTTGTCCTTTCTTCAGAAAGCTGTATATTTTCGCTTCTGGGTGCCAGGATGCTTCGGGATGTGGAACCTGGCGAGATGGTGGTAATTGAAAATAATGAGATTAAATCCTTTAAATATGCCAAAGGGTCCAGAAGAGCTTCCTGCGCTTTTGAATATGTATACTTCTCCAGACCGGACAGTGACATCGATACGAGAAATGTTTATACGGCCAGAAACCTGTGTGGAAAAATTCTAGCCAAAGAGCATCCAGTAGAAGGTGATATTGTTATTTCTGTACCGGATTCCGGGACTGTAGCCGCCATTGGTTATGCAAAGGAATCAGGCATACCTTATGGAGAAGGATTTATTAAAAACAGATATGTAGGAAGAACTTTTATTCAGCCGGATCAGAGAATGAGAGAGTTGAGCGTAAGATTAAAACTGAATGTTCTAAAAGAAAATGTAGCAGGAAAAAGAGTAATCATGATTGATGATTCTATAGTCAGAGGGACTACAAGCGCTAAAATTGTAAGGATGCTTAAAGAGGCAGGAGCAAAAGAAGTACATGTAAGGGTAGCTTCTCCCCCTGTTACGGACCCTTGTTTCTTTGGAATAGATACCCCTGACAAGAGCAAACTCATAGCCGCCACACATACCATAGAAGAAATCAGAAAAGGCATGGGAGCAGATTCTCTGGGCTATCTGAGTGTTGAAGGTATGCTTGAAGCTATAGGATTAGGAGATGATAAAGTTTGCACCGCCTGTTTCACCGGAGATTATCCTATGGAGCTGCCTGAATCAGGTATGGAATTTGAAGATTAACGGAGGATACTATGAATAGCAGATTAACATATAAAGATGCCGGAGTGGATACTAAAGAAGGGGAGAAAGCCGTAGAATTAATGAAACCCCATGTAAAGAAAACATTTAATGCAAATGTTCTGACTGGGCTGGGTGGATTTGGAAGCCTGTTTAAACTGGATACTTCTGGTATGAGTGAACCTGTCTTGGTTTCAGGGACAGATGGTGTTGGAACAAAGTTGAAAATTGCATTTGAGATGGACAGGCATGACACGGTTGGAATAGACTGTGTGGCCATGTGCGTCAATGATGTACTTTGCCAGGGAGCAAAGCCTCTGTTTTTTCTTGATTATATAGCAACGGGAAAAGTTCAGGCAGAGAAGATTGCTGAAATTGTAAAAGGCATTGCAGAAGGCTGCTATCAAGCAGGAAGTGCTCTGGTTGGAGGGGAGACTGCTGAAATGCCGGGCTTCTACCAGGAAGGCGAGTATGATATGGCAGGATTTTCCGTAGGAGTTGTGGATAAGAATAAAATGATTACCGGCGCCAACATTACCAAAGGAAATAAAGTAATAGGCATAGCATCCAGCGGTATTCATAGTAATGGATATTCCCTTGTTAGAAAAGTATTTTTTGAAAAAATGCAGATGAAGGTCAGTGATTATGTAGAAGACTTGGGAATGACTTTAGGCGAAGCGTTGCTTACTCCTACTAAGATATATGCAAAGGCTTGTAACGCCGTTTTGGATAAATACCAGATAAATGGAATTATTCACATCACAGGAGGCGGTTTCTTCGAAAACATCCCCAGAATAATACCAGAAGGTCTCGGGGTTAAAATCAATGTTGGAACATGGGAAGTTCCCCCTATTTTTTCTTATATAAAGAAATGTGGAAATATTCAGGAGACGGACATGTTTTCAACGTACAATATGGGGGTAGGCATGATGATGATTGTGCCTGAAAAAGAGGCGGAATCCGTTGTTGCAGCCTTAAAAGAAGCTGGAGAGACCGCTGATATAATTGGTGAAATCATTGAAGGGAAAGGTGTAGCTATATGCTAAGGATTTCTGTATTAGTGTCTGGAGGAGGAACCAATCTGCAAGCAGTTATTGATTCCATTGAGACAGGGAGAATCAGAAATGCAGAGGTTGCATGCATTATTTCCAGCAATCCACAGGCCTTTGCTTTAGAAAGAGGGATAAAACACGGAATCAAAACTTTTGTGATTGATAAAAGTCAGTATCCAGCCATGTCCCTGAGAACAAAAGCAATTATTTCTGCTTTGAAAGAGGAAAAAACAGATTTAGTAGTGCTTGCAGGATATATGAGCGTCCTTGAACCGGAATTGATAGAAGCATTCAGAGGTAAAATCATTAACATACATCCATCTCTTATTCCAAAATACTGCGGTAAAGGGTTCTATGGTCATCATGTTCATGAGGCTGTTATCGCGGCAGGTGAAAAGGAAAGCGGAGCTACTGTTCATTTTGTTGATGAGGGAGTTGATACAGGCCCTATAATCATACAGCAAAAAGTCCCTGTTCTGGAGGGAGATACTCCTGATGATTTGGGAGCACGGGTACTTAAGATAGAACATCAGATTCTTACGGAAGCTATAAATAAAGTTATTTCAGGACTTTAAGCTGGAACATAGAGATAAAACAGTTTTTTAATTGACATATTTGGAGGATAAAAAATGAGAGCGTTAATAAGTGTTTCTGATAAAACAGGTGTAGTTGATTTTGCTAAGGCATTATCAGAACTTGGAGTGGAAATTATATCTACAGGGGGGACTCACCAGAGGCTGGCTGATAATGGCATAAAGGTGATGGGCATCTCTGAAGTGACTGGATTTCCTGAATGTCTGGACGGAAGGGTCAAGACCCTGCACCCAGCTGTGCATGGAGGCATTCTTGCCAGAAGAGATAAACCGGAACATATGAAACAGCTTGGAGACTTAAACATTGAGACCATTGATATTGTTGCCATTAACCTTTATCCCTTTAAGGAAACTATTTTAAAACCAGGTGTTACTTTAGAAGAAGCTATTGAAAATATTGATATAGGCGGACCTACAATGCTTCGTTCTGCAGCTAAGAATCATAAAGATGTGGTTGTTATCTGCGATCCTTCTGATTATGGAAATGTGATAGAAGAACTGAAAGAAAATCATAGCGTTTCTATGGATACAAAGTATAGGCTGGCATTAAAGGTATTTCAGCATACAGCAGCATATGATGCTATGATTTCAGATTATTTAAGGAAGCAGATTGGAGCAGAGCTGCCATCGAATCTGACTCTGACTTTTGAAAAGGTTCAGGACTTAAGATATGGTGAGAATCCTCATCAGAAGGCCTGCTATTATAAGGAAGTACAAGCACCTGCAGGAAGCCTGGTCAATGCTGTCCAGCTTCATGGAAAAGAGTTGTCCTTTAATAATATAAATGATACCCAGGGAGCATTGGCTGCCCTGAAGGAGTTTACAGAGCCTGCAGTTGTTGCTGTGAAACATGCGAATCCATGTGGTGTAGGAACAGGGTTCGATCTTCTTTCAGCCTATAACAAAGCTTATGAATGCGATCCTACTTCCATCTATGGAGGTATTGTGGCAGCAAACAGAACTGTTGATGCAGATACAGCTAAGGAAATGAGCAAGATTTTCCTTGAAATTATTATTGCACCTGATTTTACAGAAGAAGCCATGGCTATCCTGACTCAAAAGAAAAATATCAGGCTGCTTACCCTTTCAGATATTACAAAGAAGCCAGAAGGCCAGATTGATATCAAGAAGGTTTCAGGCGGCTTGCTGGTGCAGGATACGGATGAGGTATTGTTTGATGAAGATGAGATAAAAATTGTTACAGACAGAATTCCTACTGAGCGGGAAATGGAGGACATGAAACTTGCCATGAAAGTGGTAAAACATATCAAATCAAACGGCATTGTCATTGCAAAGGATGGAAAGACTGTGGGAATCGGACCTGGACAGGTAAACAGAATATGGGCAGTTGAAAATGCAATAAAGCAGTCAAACTTTTCTCTAAAGGATTCTGTACTTGCATCAGATGCTTTCTTCCCATTTGATGACTGCGTAACTGCAGCAGCTGCTGCTGGGGTGACCGCTATTATTCAGCCCGGAGGATCTGTGAGAGATGAAGAATCTATCAAAAAAGCCAATGAACTGGGCATTGCAATGGTATTTACCGGAGTACGCCACTTCAAGCACTAGGGATAAACTTATAATTTTTATGACGAAAGGAATTTGTTATGAAAGTATTAATTGTAGGCAGTGGGGGCCGTGAACATGCTATTGCGTGGAAACTGGCTCAAAGTCCTAAAGTAGACAAAATTTATTGTGCTCCCGGTAATGCAGGAATTGCAGCGGTTGCAGAATGTATACCGGTGAAATCAGAGGATATAGATGGAATATGCAAAGCAGCAAAAGAAAAAAATATAGATCTGGCTGTTATAGGGCCAGAAGTTCCTTTAGCCATGGGCATTGTTGATGAACTTGAAAAGCAGGGAGTAAGAGTCTTTGGACCAAATAAGAAATGTGCACAGCTTGAAGCAAGTAAGGCCTTTACAAAAGCATTTCTGGCAAGGCACAAGATTCCAACTGCTGGCTATAAGGAGTTTACCGATAAAGAAGAACTGTTAAAGTCTGTTGGAATGTACGGATATCCTATGGTCATAAAGGCGGATGGACTTGCTGCAGGTAAAGGGGTTGTAATAGCAGAAACTGAGCCAGAGGCTATCAAAGCCATTGAAGAAATGATGGGAGAAAAGGTATTTGGCGCTGCAGGAGATAAAATCGTTGTAGAAGAATATCTTACAGGGATTGAAGCCTCCATGCTTTGCTTTGTGGATGAGCATACGATTATTCCTATGGAATCTGCCCAGGACTATAAACGAATCTTTGATGGGGATAAAGGACCCAATACAGGGGGATGGGTACTTATTCCCCAAGTCTTGTTTTTAATAAAGAACTGGAAGAAAGAATACGTGTAGAGATCCTTAATCCCACATTAGAGGGATTTCAAAAAGATGGGCTGGATTTTAAGGGCGTTTTGTTTATAGGCCTCATGATCGGTGAAGACGGGCCGAAAGTTATTGAATTCAATAACCGTTTCGGTGACCCAGAAACTCAGTCTGTATTGCTTAGACTGGAAAGTGACTTATTCGACATTTTTAACGCGGTAGTTGACAATAAACTAAATGATGTAAATATAAAGTGGAGCCACAAAAAGGCAGTATGTGTTGTTCTGGCATCCGGTGGATATCCGGGGGATTATGAAAAAGGAAAAGAAATTCATGGCCTCAATGGGGTTCATGAGGATGCAATTGTATTTCATGCTGGAACCAGATTTAAAGAAAAGAAACCAATGGTTTCAGACAATGACAGCGGAGCATCAGAGCAGGAAAATGTAATCCTTACGGACGGTGGCAGAGTATTAGGTGTTGCTGTACTTGGCGATACTCATGATGAAGCCAGAGCTAAAGCCTTTGAAAATGTTAAAAAAATCAGTTTTGAGGGAATGCAGTACAGAACAGATATAGGGCTGATTGTAAGAAAATAAAATATAATAATGGAAATAATGAATAAAAGCATTGTTTGCACATAGTAAACAATGCTTTTATTTATACCCATTTCCAGTTTGTCAGCCACTTGTTGTAGGTGATGGACCATAAACGCTTTTGTCCTTTTCCGTTTACTGTTCGAAAGCGCCATTCCGTTTCGGCAGCACGATAAATAATCTTGCTATTTTCAGTGGGCGCATTTAATTCTGATGAAGAGGCGTAGACCATATTATTTTCATTTAAAATATAGTTTGTAGAAGATAGCAGTAGGCCGACTGTTAAATAAGTAAAAATTTTTTTTAAGTTCATAAATAAATTCCTCCTTGGGCAATGAATTATTGTTTAATAGATAGTGATAAAAATGGTTCTTCAGAAATATTGGTGATATCAAATTGATACTGATTATTAACATATAGCGAATAAGTACCATCTCTATTATTTTTTAAATATGAATTCTGTGGGGAAACGGAGAAAGATTGTTCGAATCCGGCTTCAACTGTAGGTTCATATACAGGCTGGAGAACAAAAACATATGAAAAGAAAAAGGATAGTAGAATTGTGGCATATACCAAAATTAAAGAGAACTTATTTTTTTTCTTTGGTTGATTATCCAATACTAACATAAATCTTTGTTCGATTTTTTTCATATTATTCGTGCTTACTAAAAAAGACATAGATGGAAGTCTGTTATATTCGTAATCCCTTTTTAAACTTAATTGAAATTTAATAATTTTTGTTATACTTTTTAAATATTCCAGTCGGTCATTATCATTCATTTTAGCGGTAAGTTTTAAGTCGCAGTGGACTTCCAATATATGGTTCAAGTTTACTTTTAAAGCATAAACAAATGGATTCCACCAGAAGATTATACTGATTATGCACATAAGTAGTTTAATCCAAATATCTTTATTTAGAAAATGATGCCATTCATGTAATAGTATGCTTTTTAGCTCGCTATCTGTAAAGGAAATATCAGGTAAAAAAATTGTGGGTTTTAGAAAGCCTGTAACCATTGGAACAATAATCCATGAGGCTCGAATAAACTTTACTTTTAATTTTTTATGACCTGTTTTTTGGATTTGATTTAGGCAGAAAAGGAGTTGCTTATCCTGTGTTTCTTTTTCAGTCCGTATGATTTTAACCAGTCGAATTGATTGCAGTATATATACTAGTAGAAAATATAAACTACCAGATATCCAAAAAAGAACAATTAAGTTTAATAAACAAACATGAATTTCATTATTACAAATAGAGAATCTTGAGACAGTCAAAAAATCTATGATAGCCGGAAAAACCCACGTCGAATGGATAACAAACGTAATAGGAAGTTCAAAAGAGCATAGCAAGCGGAGAAAACACGTAACGGTTAAAAGCAGCAAGGGAGTAAGACTGAAATTAATAATAAAGTTACTGCGCAACCGTACAAAAGAAATCATCGCGATAAATATGTTAAACCAAATAATTGCCATCACGAAAGAGAAAACTGTGATACCCATTTCTATTTCTTCTTACTCCTTTTTTTTGCCTCAAGTATAGCCTCTAAACGGTTAAGTGTTTCATCATCAATTTCCTCATCTTGAAAGAGAGAAGCCACGAAATCGCCCAAGTCAGCGGACTTTAAAGAAAAAGTCCCAAAACTTTTTTTAAGCTGCATAGCTTCATAATCTCCTTTGGTAATCGATGCCGAAAAAGTACGACCATAATTTTTCCCGGTCTTAACAAATCCATCCACCTTAATTGCCTCCTTTTTCAATAGTTGATTAAGCAATATATGAATGGAACTGGATTTCCAGCTTCGTTCGGTGGACAGCTCTATAATTTGGGAACGTGATAATGGCTGGTTCTCCGACCATAAAAGCTCCATAATTTCCTGTTCATTTGGAGTTAATGAAAATTTATTGTCTCTCATAAAATCAACTCTTTCCTAATTTAATTTCTGATTATAGAAGAACTTTATCCAATAATTATATAAAAACATTATAAAGGACGGTTAAATATTATGTCAAGATATAAAATATTATTGAATTTATTGTTGACAAATTGAATGATTAAATGCATTATATAGTTATGTTGAATACAACTGTATAATTTTAGTATAAATTCTGTAAATATATTTAAATGTGCAATATATTGAAAAAATATTAAATTATAAAATTGAAGATTGGGCATTTTGCAGAGCATTATATTTTTAGTTTTTGGCTAAAAAATTGTTGGAGGCATACACGAGAAAAATGAGTCATCATCGACATTATGGGGATTAATAAAAAATAAGGCTCTAGAGAGGAGTGATGTATATGATTGTATGGTAATTCACAAACAAATAAATTCTAGTACTGTTTATGAAACTAAATTAAATTCACATAAAGGGGAATAAATATGAGAAAAACAATAATTTTATGTTTAATATTATCATTAATATTATGTAATTTTGGAGTGAGTTTTGCTGGCGAGAAATATACAACAACTATAAATAAAAATTTGGATATGGATGAACAATATGTTTCTATCCCT carries:
- a CDS encoding phosphoribosylformylglycinamidine synthase subunit PurQ, with product MTENPESWSKPFMALLGALKVQKELGIPAIGGKDSMSGTFMDINVPPTLVSFAVAVADASEVISTEFKGTDSKLVYLTTDRNEDKIIDFQMYRKNMSRVRELAAAGEILAANTVGKGGIFISTVKMAVGNKIGAVLEHISKKELQERDYGALILEIDKAADVDEMFKGLRYKVIGHTDRRESLVITITEEEKNCPSQTMEMNLDDIISKWSKPLENVFPVRTSDFKDRLDETEVPAISYITRTRTAPGVKIAKPRVLIPAFPGTNCEMDSKRAFERAGAQADIHIMRNMSQAQLIDSIKELEEKIKESQIIFIPGGFSGGDEPDGSAKFITAVFRNPSVREAVTNLMDNRDGLMLGICNGFQALIKLGLVPYGRITEMDEHAPTLTYNKIGRHVSGLVNTRIASNKSPWLAGVENGDIHTIAVSHGEGRFIADKDLIEKLIESGQIATQYVDFAGKPSMDIRYNPNYSAYAIEGITSPDGRIFGKMGHSERMGQYVYKNVEGNKDQKIFESGVKYFK
- the purC gene encoding phosphoribosylaminoimidazolesuccinocarboxamide synthase, which translates into the protein MKKLEMLYEGKAKRVYKTDDAKMFIVDYKDDATAFNGLKKGQIAGKGVVNNTMANIIFKMLEEKGIPTHLVEQLSERETLVKAVKILPLEVIIRNVSAGSFSKRYGVEEGIVFKQPVLEFSYKNDDLGDPLINDDHILALELATEEQLSDVKKYAYAVNEALKEFFLERELKLIDFKIEFGLYDGKVILADEISPDTCRLWDVNTNEKMDKDRFRRDLGNVEETYQEVFNRVQK
- the purE gene encoding 5-(carboxyamino)imidazole ribonucleotide mutase; protein product: MKVAIVMGSKSDYPVVQKAEDLLKEFGVECETRIISAHRTPRVAEEFASTAEEKGIEVIIAAAGKAAHLAGVLAATTPLPVIGIPMKSSTMDGLDSLLSVVQMPKGVPVATVAIDGAENSALLAIQMLSIKYPELRQKIKDYKVKMEKDIIALDAEFNK
- a CDS encoding phosphoribosylformylglycinamidine synthase produces the protein MVKRIFVEKKKGFDVEAQGLKEDIKRNLHLEGLTNVRILNRYHIDGIDENTYEASKYTVFAEPAIDYVYEEELPADLGKNIFAIEFLPGQYDQRADSAAQCIKMMNAQVQPIVKFARIIVLEGDITDKQLESVKHYCINPVDSQEASMEKPETLDMESLIPEDVAVIDGFVEMTEEKLEAFRKDKGFAMSAKDILFIQKYFEEDEKRNPTITELKVIDTYWSDHCRHTTFMTKLTDIQFEAGKYTRLIEKTFDEYLAMRDEVYGERARKSSEEGGKDICLMDIACIGAKYLKKEGLVNDLDESEEINACSIKVKAEIDGKEEDWLVMFKNETHNHPTEIEPFGGAATCLGGAIRDPLSGRVYVYQAMRVTGSADPRKPIEQTLPGKLPQRKITQGAAAGYSSYGNQIGLATGQVSEIYDEGYVAKRMEVGAVIGAAPASHVRRETPLESDVIILVGGRTGRDGCGGATGSSKEHTEESILNCGAEVQKGNPPVERNIQRMFRRKEVATLIKRCNDFGAGGVSVAIGELADSLDVNLDLVLKKYEGLDGTELAISESQERMAVVVSKEDADRFITYAQEENLEAVAVAKVTDTGRFRMFWREKCILDLSRAFLNTNGATQEANVFVKENKDILEIDKENINDLDQYLGDLNCCSQKGLIERFDSTIGASTVLMPLGGKYQLSPAAGMACKLPVTKGETTTSTLMSYGFDPEIAKRSPYHGALYAVIDSVTKIVAMGEIIKKSDSLSRSILKE
- the purF gene encoding amidophosphoribosyltransferase, whose translation is MIDINQELRTFEDEKFHDECGVVGVYEPGNKQNARSVYFGLHSLQHRGQESAGIAANLGGKIQYYKEMGLVQEIFNDEIIERLQGDIAIGHVRYSTAGESHASNAMPLVVYHKGGALALAHNGNLVNARILREEMQDNGVIFQTSIDSEVIAALIARHLKNSTIEEAITQTLQVVKGAYALVITSANKLIGVRDPNGIRPLCIGKTDKGFVLSSESCIFSLLGARMLRDVEPGEMVVIENNEIKSFKYAKGSRRASCAFEYVYFSRPDSDIDTRNVYTARNLCGKILAKEHPVEGDIVISVPDSGTVAAIGYAKESGIPYGEGFIKNRYVGRTFIQPDQRMRELSVRLKLNVLKENVAGKRVIMIDDSIVRGTTSAKIVRMLKEAGAKEVHVRVASPPVTDPCFFGIDTPDKSKLIAATHTIEEIRKGMGADSLGYLSVEGMLEAIGLGDDKVCTACFTGDYPMELPESGMEFED